ACCCCGTTCGCGACCTGCTCGACGATGACCGCGCGGTCGCTGTCCGCCGCGTCGGCCGAGATCTCCAGGCCCCGGTTCATGGGCCCGGGGTGCAGCACGATCGCGTGCTCCGGCAGCGCGGCCAGACGCGCCGCGTCGAGCCCGTACCCGCGCGTGTACTCCAGCGGGCTCGGGAAGAACCCGCCGCCCGCGCTCGACATCCGCTCGCGCTGCACGCGCAGCATCATCACCGCGTCCGGAGCACCGTCCGCGATCACCTCGTCCAGGTGGTACCCGACCTCGGCGGGCCAGGCCTCGACGCCCACCGGCACCAGCGTGGGCGGGGCGACGAGCGTCACGCGTGCGCCCAGCGTGTGCAGCAGGTCCACGTTCGAGCGGGCGACGCGGCTGTGCAGCACGTCCCCGACGATCGCGACGTGCAGCCCGGCCAGGTCGCGGCCCGTCGCGTCGGACCGCCCGCGGTCGCCGACCAGGTGGCGGCGCAGCGTGTACGCGTCGAGCAGCGCCTGCGTGGGGTGCTGGTGGGTGCCGTCGCCCGCGTTGACCACCGCACCGTCGGTCCAGCCCGACGACGCGAGCGTGTGCGGTGCGCCGCTCGCCTGGTGGCGGATCACCACGGCGTCCGCACCCATCGCCTGCAGCGTGAGCGCGGTGTCCTTGAGCGACTCGCCCTTGGAGACGCTCGAGCCCTTCGCGGAGAAGTTGATGACGTCCGCCGAGAGCCGCTTGGCGGCGGTCTCGAAGCTGATCCGCGTGCGGGTCGAGTCCTCGAAGAACAGGTTGACCACGGTGCGGCCGCGCAGCGTCG
The Cellulomonas gilvus ATCC 13127 DNA segment above includes these coding regions:
- a CDS encoding aspartate carbamoyltransferase catalytic subunit — encoded protein: MRHLLSAADLTHADAVRILDTAGQMAATQAREIKKLPTLRGRTVVNLFFEDSTRTRISFETAAKRLSADVINFSAKGSSVSKGESLKDTALTLQAMGADAVVIRHQASGAPHTLASSGWTDGAVVNAGDGTHQHPTQALLDAYTLRRHLVGDRGRSDATGRDLAGLHVAIVGDVLHSRVARSNVDLLHTLGARVTLVAPPTLVPVGVEAWPAEVGYHLDEVIADGAPDAVMMLRVQRERMSSAGGGFFPSPLEYTRGYGLDAARLAALPEHAIVLHPGPMNRGLEISADAADSDRAVIVEQVANGVAVRMAVLYLLLAGETTTTRSTQ